GGCCTTCCACTCGTCCGTGTCGTGCATCTTCTTGAGGGTGGCGATCACCTTGTCGCGGTCGGCGTCGGAGATGCCGGGAGGGGCCACGATGCCGCGCCAGTTGGTGAATTCGAGGTCGATCCCGGATTCCTTGAAGGTGGGGGCGTCCACGCCGTCCAGCCGCTGGGCGCCGCTCACCGCGAGGACGCGGATCTCGCCCGACTTGATCTGGTCGATGTACTCGCCGGCGCCGGAGGCCGCGAAGCCGATCTTGTTGCCGAGGATGGCGGGCAGGAGGTCGCCGCCGCCGTCGAAGGAGACGAAGTTGACCTTCTTGGGCTCGATGCCCACGGCCTGCGCCAGCTGCATCGGCAGGAGGTGGTCCGGTCCGCCGGGGTTGGAGCCGCCGCCGACGGCGAGCTTGGAGGGGTCGGCCTTCCAGGCGTCCACCAGGTCCTTGATCGTCTTGTAAGGGGAGCTCTTGGGCACCATGATGGCGCCGGGCTCCTGGATCAGGCGGGCGAGCGGCACGGTCTCGGTGAGCTTGGCCGGGGACTTGTTGGTGTAGCTGGCGCCCACCACGCCCAGGCCCATGAGCATGGTGAGGTCCTTGTT
The nucleotide sequence above comes from Arthrobacter woluwensis. Encoded proteins:
- a CDS encoding Bug family tripartite tricarboxylate transporter substrate binding protein — translated: MRSLKAVRLAAAALGLVLAATGCGVTGSGGSNPQGSASGASSEPLKGLRIMVPNSPGGGYDTTARTAAKVMGETKTATNVEVFNLAGAGGTVGLARLVNEKGNKDLTMLMGLGVVGASYTNKSPAKLTETVPLARLIQEPGAIMVPKSSPYKTIKDLVDAWKADPSKLAVGGGSNPGGPDHLLPMQLAQAVGIEPKKVNFVSFDGGGDLLPAILGNKIGFAASGAGEYIDQIKSGEIRVLAVSGAQRLDGVDAPTFKESGIDLEFTNWRGIVAPPGISDADRDKVIATLKKMHDTDEWKAALKTHGWTDAFITGDEFGAYLKDQDQRVADVLKKLGLA